A window of Pirellulales bacterium genomic DNA:
CCGCGAATCTCCCACGCCAGGCCATCGGCCGATTTGCCCAGGGGTTCGTAATTGGGAGCCAGCCACCAACGGGGGAACATGTTTTCCTTGGCTCCGGCCATTTCCAGATAGCTGGGAAAGCCCTTGATCCCCGATTTGTCAAAATTCATCCCCAGTCGTTTCATCCGGTAGTCGGCGGCAACCAACACCTGGGCAAAGTGGGAATCCGCCTGGACACCGGTAACACTGACCACTTGCAGGCCCATCCGTTTTTCCAGTTCGGCGGAAACTTGCCCGGCTTTGATTCCCTTGGGAAGCTGGCCCAGGTAATCCTGCGCGGCCTGGACAGCGGCGGGCGTGGGATCAATGGAGCAGGTGATGCCGCCATTGCGGGCGTTATCGATGGCGCGGAGGGCGGCAACAAAATCCTCGAGTAGGAGTACCGGCTGATTGGTGGTCACACCGACAATGTTCCCCAAGGCGTCGGTTTTCCAGGCTTCGGCGGGGCCGGCCAAAATGATGTCTTTGTTGGCTTCGTCGATGAATAGATACTGTACCCGCTGCAGGCCACCCATGAGCACCGCTTCTTGGGGGATTGGCTGTTGCTGGGCGACTTTTTCGGCGATCAGGTCTTGCAGCTTGCGCAAGGAGATCATCCGCAGTTCGGTGGTTCCTTGGAAACCCAGCGGGACTTCCTTAAGGGCTTTGGAAAGGAGTCCAGCCAGTTCCTTGCGTTCGGCGGGATCGACATTGCGTAGGACCCCCTCGGTGTCAACCGTCACGCCACCAACCTGGCGGACGTTGGCAAAGCCTAAGCCGACATTGGGATCATTCTGGGCACAGAGGTATTCCCCGGCCAAATGGTTAATCACCCCTACCGCCAGGAGCATACAGATTCCACGCAGACAGACTCGCAACATAAAATTCCTCCGATGTGCGCGCCGCTTTCTGTTCCGGAAGAGAAAGCGCGGCCGATAAATGAACACCCAGAAAAGTCAGCCCTTTGATTAGGAATAGAATTATTTTAGTTATAAACTGACGGTAGCTCAACTAATATTATGATTTTTAGGGTAAAGATG
This region includes:
- a CDS encoding DUF1598 domain-containing protein; this translates as MLRVCLRGICMLLAVGVINHLAGEYLCAQNDPNVGLGFANVRQVGGVTVDTEGVLRNVDPAERKELAGLLSKALKEVPLGFQGTTELRMISLRKLQDLIAEKVAQQQPIPQEAVLMGGLQRVQYLFIDEANKDIILAGPAEAWKTDALGNIVGVTTNQPVLLLEDFVAALRAIDNARNGGITCSIDPTPAAVQAAQDYLGQLPKGIKAGQVSAELEKRMGLQVVSVTGVQADSHFAQVLVAADYRMKRLGMNFDKSGIKGFPSYLEMAGAKENMFPRWWLAPNYEPLGKSADGLAWEIRGTGVKCLTADDHFNASGERVETQAAGGSAKKWADLMTSKYEELCQKEPVFAQLRTCMDLAVVSALIQQQRLTDRLELSFATFLDDNTLPLASYNVPKNVPTIGSAVKKGSTWVISASGGVAFQPWEAVQKSTDDPAAAKAKETALAQRGDNWWWNAKK